One genomic region from Macaca mulatta isolate MMU2019108-1 chromosome 20, T2T-MMU8v2.0, whole genome shotgun sequence encodes:
- the LOC722420 gene encoding putative serine protease 29, translating to MMLLLLFLAVSSLGSCSAGSPVPVPENDLVGIVGGHNAPQGKWPWQVSLRIYSYHWASWVHICGGSLIHPQWVLTAAHCIFRKDTDPSTYRIHAGDVYLYGGRGLLNVSRIIVHPNYSVFFLGADIALLKLATSVRKTNTLAPVALPSQSLEFTDSDNCWTTGWGKVGLFDMLPPPYRLQQVKVPTLSNADCEQQIHDAFPGAGDRKFIQDDMICAGRTGRRTWKGDSGGPLVCKKKGTWLQAGVVSWGFYSHQPSIGVYTRVQTYVPWILQQMRL from the exons ATG atgctgctgctgctgttcctgGCCGTCTCCTCCCTGGGGAGCTGCAGCGCGGGGAGCCCAG TGCCCGTTCCCGAGAATGACCTGGTGGGCATCGTGGGGGGCCACAACGCCCCCCAGGGGAAGTGGCCGTGGCAGGTCAGCCTGAGGATCTACAGCTACCACTGGGCCTCCTGGGTGCACATCTGCGGGGGCTCCCTCATCCACCCCCAGTGGGTGCTGACCGCCGCCCACTGCATTTTCCG GAAGGACACCGACCCGTCCACCTACCGGATCCACGCCGGGGATGTGTATCTGTACGGGGGCCGGGGTCTGCTGAATGTCAGCCGGATCATCGTCCACCCCAACTACTCTGTCTTCTTCCTGGGGGCAGACATCGCCCTGCTGAAGCTGGCCACCAGTGTGAGGAAAACAAACACTCTCGCGCCGGTGGCTCTGCCGTCACAGTCTCTGGAGTTCACTGACAGTGACAACTGCTGGACCACAGGCTGGGGCAAGGTCGGCTTGTTCG ATATGCTGCCGCCTCCTTACCGCCTGCAGCAGGTGAAGGTCCCCACACTGAGCAACGCAGACTGTGAGCAGCAGATCCACGATGCTTTTCCCGGTGCTGGAGACAGAAAGTTCATCCAGGACGACATGATCTGTGCCGGCCGCACGGGCCGCCGCACCTGGAAG GGTGACTCAGGTGGCCCCCTGGTCTGCAAGAAGAAAGGTACCTGGCTCCAGGCGGGAGTGGTGAGCTGGGGATTTTACAGTCATCAGCCCAGCATTGGCGTCTACACACGAGTCCAGACCTATGTGCCCTGGATCCTGCAGCAAATGCGCCTCTAA
- the LOC722427 gene encoding mastin-like isoform X1, translating to MVRARFLSSPPRPGIQLCSPNPALPLTLQMLWLLFLTLPRLGGSVPMFPDLSPGTEWAHAVGGHSAPPGKWPWQVSLRTFDKEQNQWGHSCGGSLIHPQWVLTAAHCVALAAWEPQTYRVQTGQVTLYRHDQLTKVAQIILHPKFNMSLSAWGGADIALLKLETAVTLSDLVHPVSLAPDSLMLLPGMKCWVTGWGTLAPLPPAPHLQEAEVPIVRTRACERMYHKSSVAHGQGTVIKADMLCAGRKGQGSCQGDAGAPLVCYWLDTWLQVGVLSWGVASRHGNYPGVYTRVMTYSSWVRQHVPLER from the exons ATGGTGAGGGCCAGGTTCCTCTCGAGTCCTCCCAGACCTGGGATCCAGCTTTGCTCACCCAACCCTGCCCTCCCCCTAACCCTGCAGATGCTGTGGCTGCTGTTCCTGACCCTGCCTCGCTTGGGGGGCTCCGTGCCCATGTTCCCGG ATCTCAGCCCAGGGACTGAGTGGGCGCACGCCGTAGGGGGCCACAGTGCTCCTCCCGGGAAGTGGCCGTGGCAGGTCAGCCTCAGGACCTTCGACAAGGAGCAAAACCAGTGGGGGCACAGCTGCGGGGGCTCCCTCATCCACCCCCAGTGGGTGCTGACCGCGGCCCACTGCGTGGCACT GGCCGCATGGGAGCCACAGACATACAGGGTCCAAACTGGACAAGTGACGCTCTATCGCCACGACCAGCTGACGAAGGTGGCCCAGATCATCCTGCACCCCAAGTTCAACATGAGCCTGTCGGCCTGGGGGGGCGCAGACATCGCCCTGCTGAAGCTGGAGACCGCCGTGACGCTGTCCGATCTCGTCCACCCGGTCTCCCTGGCCCCCGACTCGCTAATGCTCCTCCCGGGGATGAAGTGCTGGGTGACCGGCTGGGGGACCCTCG CACCGctgcccccagccccccacctgcaggaggctgaggtcccCATCGTGAGGACCCGAGCTTGCGAGAGGATGTATCACAAAAGCTCCGTTGCCCACGGCCAGGGCACCGTCATCAAGGCTGACATGCTGTGTGCAGGGAGAAAGGGGCAGGGCTCCTGCCAG GGCGACGCTGGGGCCCCACTGGTCTGTTACTGGCTGGACACTTGGCTCCAGGTTGGCGTGCTGAGCTGGGGCGTGGCCTCCAGGCACGGGAACTACCCTGGTGTCTACACCCGGGTGATGACCTATTCCTCCTGGGTCCGCCAGCACGTCCCGCTGGAGCGTTGA
- the LOC722427 gene encoding mastin-like isoform X2 has protein sequence MMLWLLFLTLPRLGGSVPMFPDLSPGTEWAHAVGGHSAPPGKWPWQVSLRTFDKEQNQWGHSCGGSLIHPQWVLTAAHCVALAAWEPQTYRVQTGQVTLYRHDQLTKVAQIILHPKFNMSLSAWGGADIALLKLETAVTLSDLVHPVSLAPDSLMLLPGMKCWVTGWGTLAPLPPAPHLQEAEVPIVRTRACERMYHKSSVAHGQGTVIKADMLCAGRKGQGSCQGDAGAPLVCYWLDTWLQVGVLSWGVASRHGNYPGVYTRVMTYSSWVRQHVPLER, from the exons ATG ATGCTGTGGCTGCTGTTCCTGACCCTGCCTCGCTTGGGGGGCTCCGTGCCCATGTTCCCGG ATCTCAGCCCAGGGACTGAGTGGGCGCACGCCGTAGGGGGCCACAGTGCTCCTCCCGGGAAGTGGCCGTGGCAGGTCAGCCTCAGGACCTTCGACAAGGAGCAAAACCAGTGGGGGCACAGCTGCGGGGGCTCCCTCATCCACCCCCAGTGGGTGCTGACCGCGGCCCACTGCGTGGCACT GGCCGCATGGGAGCCACAGACATACAGGGTCCAAACTGGACAAGTGACGCTCTATCGCCACGACCAGCTGACGAAGGTGGCCCAGATCATCCTGCACCCCAAGTTCAACATGAGCCTGTCGGCCTGGGGGGGCGCAGACATCGCCCTGCTGAAGCTGGAGACCGCCGTGACGCTGTCCGATCTCGTCCACCCGGTCTCCCTGGCCCCCGACTCGCTAATGCTCCTCCCGGGGATGAAGTGCTGGGTGACCGGCTGGGGGACCCTCG CACCGctgcccccagccccccacctgcaggaggctgaggtcccCATCGTGAGGACCCGAGCTTGCGAGAGGATGTATCACAAAAGCTCCGTTGCCCACGGCCAGGGCACCGTCATCAAGGCTGACATGCTGTGTGCAGGGAGAAAGGGGCAGGGCTCCTGCCAG GGCGACGCTGGGGCCCCACTGGTCTGTTACTGGCTGGACACTTGGCTCCAGGTTGGCGTGCTGAGCTGGGGCGTGGCCTCCAGGCACGGGAACTACCCTGGTGTCTACACCCGGGTGATGACCTATTCCTCCTGGGTCCGCCAGCACGTCCCGCTGGAGCGTTGA